One genomic window of Cheilinus undulatus linkage group 7, ASM1832078v1, whole genome shotgun sequence includes the following:
- the lrrc39 gene encoding leucine-rich repeat-containing protein 39 codes for MVGVVACGSVSSIKALWETRIKKIQQEEEEQRSRKARGGPTGRLGVGFWEDRAVLARLKQKLVTEDGRLILRIEHEEWKVLPGCLVQLNQVQEWQIHRTGLQKIPPFISSFQNLLVLDLSRNGIAEIPKQIGSLTRLRELLLSYNRVHDVPEELSGCQSLERLELAMNRDLSQLPDQLMNLKNLQHLDLSMNQFTCMPDCVVALPALEWLDMGGNQLEHLPEDIHRMENLHTLWLQRNQLERLPDNITRMAQLDTLVLSSNRLRDIPPLMEGMSNLRFVNFRDNPLTLDVTLPCRATKREDEEGEDDDEEDDREMFGREFMQMYIQESRKRAYAVLNIHCVKQPNDDDSSQ; via the exons ATGGTGGGCGTGGTGGCGTGCGGCTCGGTCAGCTCCATCAAAGCTCTGTGGGAGACGAGGATCAAGAAGATCcaacaggaagaggaggagcagaggagcaggaAGGCCAGGGGCGGACCTACAGGCAG GCTGGGTGTTGGGTTCTGGGAGGACCGGGCGGTCCTGGCCCGTCTCAAACAGAAGCTAGTGACTGAAGACGGGCGTCTGATCCTCCGGATTGAACATGAGGAATGGAAG GTGTTACCTGGCTGTCTGGTTCAGCTCAATCAGGTCCAGGAGTGGCAGATCCACCGGACCGGGCTACAGAAGATCCCTCCCTTCATCTCTAGCTTCCAGAACCTTCTGGTTCTCGACCTATCCAGAAACGGGATCGCAGAAATCCCTAAACAGATCG GGAGTCTGACCCGGCTCAGAGAGCTCCTGCTGAGCTACAACAGAGTCCATGATGTTCCTGAGGAGCTGAGTGGCTGTCAGAGTCTGGAGCGACTGGAGCTGGCTATGAACCGAGACCTCAGCCAGCTACCTGACCAG CTCATGAACCTGAAGAACCTGCAGCACCTGGACCTGTCCATGAACCAGTTCACCTGTATGCCGGACTGCGTGGTCGCTCTGCCCGCCCTGGAGTGGCTGGACATGGGAGGAAACCAGCTGGAACACTTACCTGAAGACATCCACAG GATGGAGAATCTTCACACGCTGTGGCTGCAGAGGAACCAACTAGAGAGGCTCCCTGACAACATCACTAGGATGGCTCAACTCGACACGCTAGTCCTCAGCAGCAACCGACTCCGAGACATCCCCCCTCTGATGGAGGGCATGTCCAACCTCAG GTTTGTGAATTTCCGGGACAACCCTCTCACTCTTGATGTGACACTGCCATGCAGAGCGACAAAGCGTGAGGACGAGGAGGGTGAGGATGACGATGAGGAGGATGACAGGGAGATGTTTGGACGAGAGTTCATGCAGATGTACATCCAGGAATCTAGGAAGAGAGCGTACGCCGTGCTCAACATACACTGTGTCAAGC AGCCGAATGACGACGActcttcacaataa
- the trmt13 gene encoding tRNA:m(4)X modification enzyme TRM13 homolog isoform X5, protein MAAPRMSTAAPLPGRCGFFVEKKNRFCKMIVAKGKVYCGEHATMEGGVSRRIVCPLDPKHTVSEDKLDKHLKKCNSREKPKPVSLSELSRSQLESLLDKLKAGVKGLQCDVEDSVLSHPIVQEELNNPKNGDSAHKHLKQQSSILGNLEAQGLLGRGRCFIEFGAGRGKLSHWIHEALKTPDHQKTPDELQMLLVERCSTRFKVDGKHQDSGVEFERLQVDIQHLDLSKTRSPGLCRVQMLKLKKLPLVGVGKHLCGAATDLALRCLLVTPGPKDETEPPPKRLKTSEPQPADPQSDSGDPPEPGPDADSGPGPVQGLAVALCCHHRCEWRHYVGQQFFLQRGLGPEEFSAFCRMSSWATCGLRPTSQELRQREDDEHEPAEETDAVNSFLSSSEREHIGRLCKRLIDAGRLHFLQTRGFEGKLCRYADAQVTLENVLLTAVPSSPS, encoded by the exons ATGGCGGCCCCCAGGATGTCCACGGCGGCCCCTCTACCCGGCAGATGTGGTTTCTTCGTGGAGAAAAAGAACCGTTTCTGTAAAATGATCGTGGCCAAAGGAAAGGTGTACTGTGGAGAGCACGCGACCATG GAGGGCGGAGTCAGCAGGAGGATCGTGTGTCCTTTAGACCCCAAACA tacTGTGAGTGAGGATAAGCTGGACAAACACCTGAAGAAGTGTAACTCCAGAGAGAAGCCCAAACCT gtgaGCCTGTCTGAGCTCAGTCGCTCTCAGCTGGAGTCTTTGCTGGACAAACTGAAGgcaggggtcaaag GGTTGCAGTGTGATGTGGAGGACAGCGTTCTGTCTCATCCCATCGTCCAGGAGGAACTAAACAACCCTAAGAATGGAGACTCCGCCCACAAACACCTGAAGCAACAG TCTTCTATCTTAGGTAACCTGGAGGCCCAAGGGCTGCTGGGAAGGGGGCGGTGCTTCATAGAGTTTGGAGCGGGTCGAGGGAAACTGTCTCACTGGATCCATGAAGCCCTGAAGACCCCAGACCATCAGAAGACCCCTGATGAGCTTCAGATGCTGCTGGTGGAGCGCTGCAGTACTCGCTTCAAG GTGGACGGAAAGCATCAGGATTCTGGGGTTGAGTTTGAGCGGCTGCAGGTGGACATTCAGCACCTGGACTTGAGTAAGACCCGCTCACCTGGACTCT GTCGGGTCCAGATGCTGAAGCTGAAGAAGCTCCCTCTGGTGGGCGTGGGGAAACACCTGTGCGGGGCGGCTACAG ATCTTGCTCTGCGCTGTTTGTTGGTGACTCCAGGACCCAAAGACGAGACTGAACCGCCCCCCAAACGCCTCAAAACCTCAGAACCACAGCCAGCTGATCCACAGTCTGATTCAGGAGATCCTCCTGAGCCTGGTCCTGATGCAGACTCGGGTCCTGGTCCAGTGCAGGGTCTAGCTGTAGCTCTCTGCTGCCACCATCGGTGCGAGTGGCGTCACTACGTGGGTCAGCAGTTCTTCCTCCAGCGAGGACTCGGTCCTGAGGAGTTCTCAGCTTTCTGCCGAATGTCCAGCTGGGCCACATGTGGTCTCAGACCGACCAGTCAGGAGCTCCGGCAGAGAGAAGATGACGAGCACGAACCAGCAGAGGAGACAGACGCCGTGAACAG CTTCTTGTCGTCCTCTGAGCGCGAGCACATCGGGCGTCTCTGTAAACGTCTGATCGACGCCGGCAGACTTCACTTCCTGCAGACCAGAGGGTTTGAGGGTAAACTGTGTCGATACGCGGACGCTCAGGTGACTCTGGAGAACGTGCTGCTGACCGCCGTCCCCTCGTCTCCATCCTGA
- the trmt13 gene encoding tRNA:m(4)X modification enzyme TRM13 homolog isoform X2, protein MAAPRMSTAAPLPGRCGFFVEKKNRFCKMIVAKGKVYCGEHATMEGGVSRRIVCPLDPKHTVSEDKLDKHLKKCNSREKPKPVYYVENINTGSADGDETLHQVSLSELSRSQLESLLDKLKAGVKGLQCDVEDSVLSHPIVQEELNNPKNGDSAHKHLKQQSSILGNLEAQGLLGRGRCFIEFGAGRGKLSHWIHEALKTPDHQKTPDELQMLLVERCSTRFKVDGKHQDSGVEFERLQVDIQHLDLSRVQMLKLKKLPLVGVGKHLCGAATDLALRCLLVTPGPKDETEPPPKRLKTSEPQPADPQSDSGDPPEPGPDADSGPGPVQGLAVALCCHHRCEWRHYVGQQFFLQRGLGPEEFSAFCRMSSWATCGLRPTSQELRQREDDEHEPAEETDAVNSFLSSSEREHIGRLCKRLIDAGRLHFLQTRGFEGKLCRYADAQVTLENVLLTAVPSSPS, encoded by the exons ATGGCGGCCCCCAGGATGTCCACGGCGGCCCCTCTACCCGGCAGATGTGGTTTCTTCGTGGAGAAAAAGAACCGTTTCTGTAAAATGATCGTGGCCAAAGGAAAGGTGTACTGTGGAGAGCACGCGACCATG GAGGGCGGAGTCAGCAGGAGGATCGTGTGTCCTTTAGACCCCAAACA tacTGTGAGTGAGGATAAGCTGGACAAACACCTGAAGAAGTGTAACTCCAGAGAGAAGCCCAAACCT GTGTATTATGTGGAGAACATAAACACTGGATCAGCTGATGGTGATGAGACACTGCATCAG gtgaGCCTGTCTGAGCTCAGTCGCTCTCAGCTGGAGTCTTTGCTGGACAAACTGAAGgcaggggtcaaag GGTTGCAGTGTGATGTGGAGGACAGCGTTCTGTCTCATCCCATCGTCCAGGAGGAACTAAACAACCCTAAGAATGGAGACTCCGCCCACAAACACCTGAAGCAACAG TCTTCTATCTTAGGTAACCTGGAGGCCCAAGGGCTGCTGGGAAGGGGGCGGTGCTTCATAGAGTTTGGAGCGGGTCGAGGGAAACTGTCTCACTGGATCCATGAAGCCCTGAAGACCCCAGACCATCAGAAGACCCCTGATGAGCTTCAGATGCTGCTGGTGGAGCGCTGCAGTACTCGCTTCAAG GTGGACGGAAAGCATCAGGATTCTGGGGTTGAGTTTGAGCGGCTGCAGGTGGACATTCAGCACCTGGACTTGA GTCGGGTCCAGATGCTGAAGCTGAAGAAGCTCCCTCTGGTGGGCGTGGGGAAACACCTGTGCGGGGCGGCTACAG ATCTTGCTCTGCGCTGTTTGTTGGTGACTCCAGGACCCAAAGACGAGACTGAACCGCCCCCCAAACGCCTCAAAACCTCAGAACCACAGCCAGCTGATCCACAGTCTGATTCAGGAGATCCTCCTGAGCCTGGTCCTGATGCAGACTCGGGTCCTGGTCCAGTGCAGGGTCTAGCTGTAGCTCTCTGCTGCCACCATCGGTGCGAGTGGCGTCACTACGTGGGTCAGCAGTTCTTCCTCCAGCGAGGACTCGGTCCTGAGGAGTTCTCAGCTTTCTGCCGAATGTCCAGCTGGGCCACATGTGGTCTCAGACCGACCAGTCAGGAGCTCCGGCAGAGAGAAGATGACGAGCACGAACCAGCAGAGGAGACAGACGCCGTGAACAG CTTCTTGTCGTCCTCTGAGCGCGAGCACATCGGGCGTCTCTGTAAACGTCTGATCGACGCCGGCAGACTTCACTTCCTGCAGACCAGAGGGTTTGAGGGTAAACTGTGTCGATACGCGGACGCTCAGGTGACTCTGGAGAACGTGCTGCTGACCGCCGTCCCCTCGTCTCCATCCTGA
- the trmt13 gene encoding tRNA:m(4)X modification enzyme TRM13 homolog isoform X1 encodes MAAPRMSTAAPLPGRCGFFVEKKNRFCKMIVAKGKVYCGEHATMEGGVSRRIVCPLDPKHTVSEDKLDKHLKKCNSREKPKPVYYVENINTGSADGDETLHQVSLSELSRSQLESLLDKLKAGVKGLQCDVEDSVLSHPIVQEELNNPKNGDSAHKHLKQQSSILGNLEAQGLLGRGRCFIEFGAGRGKLSHWIHEALKTPDHQKTPDELQMLLVERCSTRFKVDGKHQDSGVEFERLQVDIQHLDLSKTRSPGLCRVQMLKLKKLPLVGVGKHLCGAATDLALRCLLVTPGPKDETEPPPKRLKTSEPQPADPQSDSGDPPEPGPDADSGPGPVQGLAVALCCHHRCEWRHYVGQQFFLQRGLGPEEFSAFCRMSSWATCGLRPTSQELRQREDDEHEPAEETDAVNSFLSSSEREHIGRLCKRLIDAGRLHFLQTRGFEGKLCRYADAQVTLENVLLTAVPSSPS; translated from the exons ATGGCGGCCCCCAGGATGTCCACGGCGGCCCCTCTACCCGGCAGATGTGGTTTCTTCGTGGAGAAAAAGAACCGTTTCTGTAAAATGATCGTGGCCAAAGGAAAGGTGTACTGTGGAGAGCACGCGACCATG GAGGGCGGAGTCAGCAGGAGGATCGTGTGTCCTTTAGACCCCAAACA tacTGTGAGTGAGGATAAGCTGGACAAACACCTGAAGAAGTGTAACTCCAGAGAGAAGCCCAAACCT GTGTATTATGTGGAGAACATAAACACTGGATCAGCTGATGGTGATGAGACACTGCATCAG gtgaGCCTGTCTGAGCTCAGTCGCTCTCAGCTGGAGTCTTTGCTGGACAAACTGAAGgcaggggtcaaag GGTTGCAGTGTGATGTGGAGGACAGCGTTCTGTCTCATCCCATCGTCCAGGAGGAACTAAACAACCCTAAGAATGGAGACTCCGCCCACAAACACCTGAAGCAACAG TCTTCTATCTTAGGTAACCTGGAGGCCCAAGGGCTGCTGGGAAGGGGGCGGTGCTTCATAGAGTTTGGAGCGGGTCGAGGGAAACTGTCTCACTGGATCCATGAAGCCCTGAAGACCCCAGACCATCAGAAGACCCCTGATGAGCTTCAGATGCTGCTGGTGGAGCGCTGCAGTACTCGCTTCAAG GTGGACGGAAAGCATCAGGATTCTGGGGTTGAGTTTGAGCGGCTGCAGGTGGACATTCAGCACCTGGACTTGAGTAAGACCCGCTCACCTGGACTCT GTCGGGTCCAGATGCTGAAGCTGAAGAAGCTCCCTCTGGTGGGCGTGGGGAAACACCTGTGCGGGGCGGCTACAG ATCTTGCTCTGCGCTGTTTGTTGGTGACTCCAGGACCCAAAGACGAGACTGAACCGCCCCCCAAACGCCTCAAAACCTCAGAACCACAGCCAGCTGATCCACAGTCTGATTCAGGAGATCCTCCTGAGCCTGGTCCTGATGCAGACTCGGGTCCTGGTCCAGTGCAGGGTCTAGCTGTAGCTCTCTGCTGCCACCATCGGTGCGAGTGGCGTCACTACGTGGGTCAGCAGTTCTTCCTCCAGCGAGGACTCGGTCCTGAGGAGTTCTCAGCTTTCTGCCGAATGTCCAGCTGGGCCACATGTGGTCTCAGACCGACCAGTCAGGAGCTCCGGCAGAGAGAAGATGACGAGCACGAACCAGCAGAGGAGACAGACGCCGTGAACAG CTTCTTGTCGTCCTCTGAGCGCGAGCACATCGGGCGTCTCTGTAAACGTCTGATCGACGCCGGCAGACTTCACTTCCTGCAGACCAGAGGGTTTGAGGGTAAACTGTGTCGATACGCGGACGCTCAGGTGACTCTGGAGAACGTGCTGCTGACCGCCGTCCCCTCGTCTCCATCCTGA
- the trmt13 gene encoding tRNA:m(4)X modification enzyme TRM13 homolog isoform X4 → MAAPRMSTAAPLPGRCGFFVEKKNRFCKMIVAKGKVYCGEHATMEGGVSRRIVCPLDPKHTVSEDKLDKHLKKCNSREKPKPVYYVENINTGSADGDETLHQVSLSELSRSQLESLLDKLKAGVKGLQCDVEDSVLSHPIVQEELNNPKNGDSAHKHLKQQSSILGNLEAQGLLGRGRCFIEFGAGRGKLSHWIHEALKTPDHQKTPDELQMLLVERCSTRFKVDGKHQDSGVEFERLQVDIQHLDLSRVQMLKLKKLPLVGVGKHLCGAATGPKDETEPPPKRLKTSEPQPADPQSDSGDPPEPGPDADSGPGPVQGLAVALCCHHRCEWRHYVGQQFFLQRGLGPEEFSAFCRMSSWATCGLRPTSQELRQREDDEHEPAEETDAVNSFLSSSEREHIGRLCKRLIDAGRLHFLQTRGFEGKLCRYADAQVTLENVLLTAVPSSPS, encoded by the exons ATGGCGGCCCCCAGGATGTCCACGGCGGCCCCTCTACCCGGCAGATGTGGTTTCTTCGTGGAGAAAAAGAACCGTTTCTGTAAAATGATCGTGGCCAAAGGAAAGGTGTACTGTGGAGAGCACGCGACCATG GAGGGCGGAGTCAGCAGGAGGATCGTGTGTCCTTTAGACCCCAAACA tacTGTGAGTGAGGATAAGCTGGACAAACACCTGAAGAAGTGTAACTCCAGAGAGAAGCCCAAACCT GTGTATTATGTGGAGAACATAAACACTGGATCAGCTGATGGTGATGAGACACTGCATCAG gtgaGCCTGTCTGAGCTCAGTCGCTCTCAGCTGGAGTCTTTGCTGGACAAACTGAAGgcaggggtcaaag GGTTGCAGTGTGATGTGGAGGACAGCGTTCTGTCTCATCCCATCGTCCAGGAGGAACTAAACAACCCTAAGAATGGAGACTCCGCCCACAAACACCTGAAGCAACAG TCTTCTATCTTAGGTAACCTGGAGGCCCAAGGGCTGCTGGGAAGGGGGCGGTGCTTCATAGAGTTTGGAGCGGGTCGAGGGAAACTGTCTCACTGGATCCATGAAGCCCTGAAGACCCCAGACCATCAGAAGACCCCTGATGAGCTTCAGATGCTGCTGGTGGAGCGCTGCAGTACTCGCTTCAAG GTGGACGGAAAGCATCAGGATTCTGGGGTTGAGTTTGAGCGGCTGCAGGTGGACATTCAGCACCTGGACTTGA GTCGGGTCCAGATGCTGAAGCTGAAGAAGCTCCCTCTGGTGGGCGTGGGGAAACACCTGTGCGGGGCGGCTACAG GACCCAAAGACGAGACTGAACCGCCCCCCAAACGCCTCAAAACCTCAGAACCACAGCCAGCTGATCCACAGTCTGATTCAGGAGATCCTCCTGAGCCTGGTCCTGATGCAGACTCGGGTCCTGGTCCAGTGCAGGGTCTAGCTGTAGCTCTCTGCTGCCACCATCGGTGCGAGTGGCGTCACTACGTGGGTCAGCAGTTCTTCCTCCAGCGAGGACTCGGTCCTGAGGAGTTCTCAGCTTTCTGCCGAATGTCCAGCTGGGCCACATGTGGTCTCAGACCGACCAGTCAGGAGCTCCGGCAGAGAGAAGATGACGAGCACGAACCAGCAGAGGAGACAGACGCCGTGAACAG CTTCTTGTCGTCCTCTGAGCGCGAGCACATCGGGCGTCTCTGTAAACGTCTGATCGACGCCGGCAGACTTCACTTCCTGCAGACCAGAGGGTTTGAGGGTAAACTGTGTCGATACGCGGACGCTCAGGTGACTCTGGAGAACGTGCTGCTGACCGCCGTCCCCTCGTCTCCATCCTGA
- the trmt13 gene encoding tRNA:m(4)X modification enzyme TRM13 homolog isoform X3, with the protein MAAPRMSTAAPLPGRCGFFVEKKNRFCKMIVAKGKVYCGEHATMEGGVSRRIVCPLDPKHTVSEDKLDKHLKKCNSREKPKPVYYVENINTGSADGDETLHQVSLSELSRSQLESLLDKLKAGVKGLQCDVEDSVLSHPIVQEELNNPKNGDSAHKHLKQQSSILGNLEAQGLLGRGRCFIEFGAGRGKLSHWIHEALKTPDHQKTPDELQMLLVERCSTRFKVDGKHQDSGVEFERLQVDIQHLDLSKTRSPGLCRVQMLKLKKLPLVGVGKHLCGAATGPKDETEPPPKRLKTSEPQPADPQSDSGDPPEPGPDADSGPGPVQGLAVALCCHHRCEWRHYVGQQFFLQRGLGPEEFSAFCRMSSWATCGLRPTSQELRQREDDEHEPAEETDAVNSFLSSSEREHIGRLCKRLIDAGRLHFLQTRGFEGKLCRYADAQVTLENVLLTAVPSSPS; encoded by the exons ATGGCGGCCCCCAGGATGTCCACGGCGGCCCCTCTACCCGGCAGATGTGGTTTCTTCGTGGAGAAAAAGAACCGTTTCTGTAAAATGATCGTGGCCAAAGGAAAGGTGTACTGTGGAGAGCACGCGACCATG GAGGGCGGAGTCAGCAGGAGGATCGTGTGTCCTTTAGACCCCAAACA tacTGTGAGTGAGGATAAGCTGGACAAACACCTGAAGAAGTGTAACTCCAGAGAGAAGCCCAAACCT GTGTATTATGTGGAGAACATAAACACTGGATCAGCTGATGGTGATGAGACACTGCATCAG gtgaGCCTGTCTGAGCTCAGTCGCTCTCAGCTGGAGTCTTTGCTGGACAAACTGAAGgcaggggtcaaag GGTTGCAGTGTGATGTGGAGGACAGCGTTCTGTCTCATCCCATCGTCCAGGAGGAACTAAACAACCCTAAGAATGGAGACTCCGCCCACAAACACCTGAAGCAACAG TCTTCTATCTTAGGTAACCTGGAGGCCCAAGGGCTGCTGGGAAGGGGGCGGTGCTTCATAGAGTTTGGAGCGGGTCGAGGGAAACTGTCTCACTGGATCCATGAAGCCCTGAAGACCCCAGACCATCAGAAGACCCCTGATGAGCTTCAGATGCTGCTGGTGGAGCGCTGCAGTACTCGCTTCAAG GTGGACGGAAAGCATCAGGATTCTGGGGTTGAGTTTGAGCGGCTGCAGGTGGACATTCAGCACCTGGACTTGAGTAAGACCCGCTCACCTGGACTCT GTCGGGTCCAGATGCTGAAGCTGAAGAAGCTCCCTCTGGTGGGCGTGGGGAAACACCTGTGCGGGGCGGCTACAG GACCCAAAGACGAGACTGAACCGCCCCCCAAACGCCTCAAAACCTCAGAACCACAGCCAGCTGATCCACAGTCTGATTCAGGAGATCCTCCTGAGCCTGGTCCTGATGCAGACTCGGGTCCTGGTCCAGTGCAGGGTCTAGCTGTAGCTCTCTGCTGCCACCATCGGTGCGAGTGGCGTCACTACGTGGGTCAGCAGTTCTTCCTCCAGCGAGGACTCGGTCCTGAGGAGTTCTCAGCTTTCTGCCGAATGTCCAGCTGGGCCACATGTGGTCTCAGACCGACCAGTCAGGAGCTCCGGCAGAGAGAAGATGACGAGCACGAACCAGCAGAGGAGACAGACGCCGTGAACAG CTTCTTGTCGTCCTCTGAGCGCGAGCACATCGGGCGTCTCTGTAAACGTCTGATCGACGCCGGCAGACTTCACTTCCTGCAGACCAGAGGGTTTGAGGGTAAACTGTGTCGATACGCGGACGCTCAGGTGACTCTGGAGAACGTGCTGCTGACCGCCGTCCCCTCGTCTCCATCCTGA